Proteins encoded in a region of the Paenibacillus sp. E222 genome:
- a CDS encoding dipicolinate synthase subunit B: MNWQGKTVGYAITGSHCTFEEVMPVISRFVAEGANVVPIISNSVLTTDTRFGTAQNWQKQLKDITGNDIISTIVEAEPLGPSKLLDVLVIAPCTGNTTSKLANAMTDSPVLMAAKAQMRNQRPLVLAISTNDGLGLNAANIAKLLVAKYVYFVPFGQDDPVKKPNSLVAKMELIPEACWSALEGKQLQPMIVQRSAQA, from the coding sequence ATGAACTGGCAGGGAAAAACGGTAGGTTACGCAATTACAGGTTCTCATTGTACGTTTGAAGAGGTTATGCCGGTGATTAGCCGCTTCGTGGCCGAAGGTGCCAATGTTGTCCCGATTATATCCAATTCGGTTCTGACTACGGATACACGCTTTGGGACCGCGCAAAATTGGCAAAAACAGTTGAAAGATATAACGGGGAATGATATCATTTCTACAATTGTTGAGGCAGAGCCGTTAGGCCCTTCCAAGCTGCTCGATGTGCTCGTCATTGCTCCATGCACAGGGAATACGACGAGCAAGCTGGCTAACGCGATGACGGACAGTCCGGTTTTAATGGCAGCCAAAGCTCAGATGCGAAATCAGCGTCCGCTGGTACTCGCCATTTCCACCAATGACGGTCTTGGGTTGAATGCTGCGAACATCGCCAAATTGCTTGTGGCCAAATATGTGTATTTTGTGCCATTTGGGCAGGATGATCCGGTGAAAAAACCGAATTCGTTAGTGGCCAAAATGGAGCTGATTCCGGAGGCATGCTGGAGTGCGCTTGAAGGCAAACAGTTGCAGCCAATGATTGTGCAGCGTTCTGCACAGGCTTGA
- the dapG gene encoding aspartate kinase, protein MRIMVQKFGGTSLSTVQAREHVLRHVKRELEAGLSLVIVVSAMGRRGEPYATDTLLDWAAQNGNALSAREKDLLLCCGEIISATTLSSLLEHEGIPTTVLTGAQAGFVTDDNFGNARILDVRPVRVLEQLQSGRVVIVTGFQGQTENGDFTTLGRGGSDTSATALGAALHAEMVDIYTDVNGILTADPRIVEDARPLTVVSYAEICNMAHQGAKVIHPRAVEIAMQSQIPVRVRSTFADSEGTLVTHPEGFQDVQTGIVDRYVTGIAYVSNVTQITVEVPGGADRLQLKVFKTMAENSISVDFINVTPLGVVYTVFDSDSEKAIQVLQEIGLKPQSLSGCAKVSVIGGGINGVPGIMARIVESLTLADIQILQSADSNTTIWVLVKKEDMVQALRALHASFELHL, encoded by the coding sequence ATGCGCATCATGGTACAGAAATTCGGAGGTACGTCTCTCTCTACCGTTCAGGCGAGAGAGCATGTGCTCCGTCATGTTAAACGTGAACTTGAAGCAGGATTGAGTCTGGTTATCGTTGTGTCAGCGATGGGCCGCCGCGGCGAGCCTTATGCTACGGATACGTTACTGGACTGGGCTGCACAGAACGGAAATGCACTATCTGCACGCGAAAAGGATTTACTGCTGTGCTGTGGTGAAATTATATCTGCGACGACTTTGAGCAGTCTACTTGAACATGAAGGCATTCCAACTACAGTGCTGACCGGTGCACAAGCAGGTTTTGTGACGGACGACAATTTCGGGAATGCCCGAATTTTGGATGTCCGTCCTGTTCGTGTGCTGGAGCAGCTTCAGAGTGGGCGTGTTGTCATTGTCACAGGATTCCAGGGGCAGACCGAGAACGGGGACTTTACAACGCTTGGTCGTGGAGGAAGCGATACGTCAGCTACAGCACTTGGTGCAGCATTACACGCTGAGATGGTTGACATATACACGGATGTAAATGGGATATTGACAGCAGATCCACGTATCGTGGAGGACGCTCGTCCTTTGACTGTTGTAAGTTATGCCGAGATATGTAATATGGCCCATCAAGGAGCCAAGGTAATTCACCCGCGTGCAGTCGAGATTGCCATGCAATCCCAGATTCCAGTGCGTGTCCGGTCTACCTTTGCAGATAGTGAAGGGACGCTGGTTACGCATCCAGAAGGATTCCAGGATGTGCAGACAGGCATTGTCGACCGATATGTAACAGGGATTGCCTATGTAAGTAATGTTACGCAAATAACGGTAGAAGTGCCGGGCGGTGCAGATCGCTTGCAGCTGAAAGTGTTCAAAACGATGGCTGAAAATTCGATTAGCGTCGATTTTATTAATGTTACCCCCCTGGGAGTTGTCTATACCGTTTTTGATAGTGATTCCGAGAAAGCCATTCAGGTATTGCAGGAGATTGGTCTTAAACCGCAAAGTCTTTCCGGCTGTGCCAAAGTTTCCGTCATCGGCGGAGGGATCAACGGAGTGCCAGGCATTATGGCACGGATCGTGGAATCCTTGACACTGGCGGATATTCAGATCCTGCAATCTGCAGATTCCAATACAACGATTTGGGTACTTGTGAAAAAAGAAGATATGGTTCAAGCTCTGAGGGCGCTTCATGCCTCATTCGAACTTCACTTGTAG
- a CDS encoding polysaccharide deacetylase family protein: MGNQSKKLAAVLVGMAAVILIGQVGSVRTYITEIRDGPGTQNAFDMFKEATGEEQLLSAIRDKAAETKIAPVNARVDRVWKAIPGYNGLEIDVEATYRKALGGTLNTKIAYVYRQTVPEIQLKDLGAHPIYRGNAEKPMVSFMINVAWGNEFIIPMLDTLDAEKVKATFFLDGSWLSKNEELAKEIQKRGHELSNHAYSHPNMSQLSKERAKLEISKTQDLLKEKLGVENHWFAPPSGDFNQQTVDIASGMGLQTVLWTLDTVDWRKPSSDSVVAKIAKNVEAGTLILMHPTAASSGALKGMIDSIRAKGLTLGTVSETLSSERVQGSAVE; the protein is encoded by the coding sequence GTGGGAAACCAATCCAAAAAGCTGGCGGCTGTTCTGGTGGGTATGGCAGCTGTCATACTGATCGGACAAGTGGGCAGTGTACGTACATACATTACGGAAATCCGTGATGGACCAGGCACGCAAAATGCTTTTGATATGTTCAAAGAGGCAACCGGAGAAGAGCAGCTGTTGTCGGCGATCCGGGATAAAGCGGCCGAAACGAAAATCGCTCCGGTAAATGCCAGAGTGGATCGGGTCTGGAAAGCAATACCCGGGTATAACGGACTAGAGATTGATGTGGAAGCTACGTATCGCAAAGCACTTGGTGGAACGCTGAATACCAAGATAGCGTATGTCTATCGGCAGACTGTACCTGAAATCCAGCTTAAGGATTTGGGTGCACACCCGATTTACCGGGGAAATGCAGAGAAACCAATGGTGTCTTTCATGATTAATGTTGCGTGGGGCAATGAATTCATTATCCCGATGCTAGATACGCTGGATGCCGAAAAAGTTAAAGCTACTTTTTTTCTGGATGGAAGCTGGTTGAGCAAAAATGAGGAACTGGCCAAGGAAATCCAAAAGCGTGGACATGAGTTATCAAATCATGCTTACTCACATCCGAATATGAGTCAGTTGAGTAAGGAGCGGGCGAAGCTGGAAATCAGTAAAACCCAGGACCTGCTCAAAGAAAAGCTGGGTGTAGAGAACCACTGGTTTGCTCCACCTTCCGGTGATTTTAATCAACAGACGGTTGACATTGCTTCCGGCATGGGACTACAAACGGTGCTTTGGACATTGGATACCGTAGATTGGCGCAAACCAAGTTCTGATTCGGTTGTAGCCAAAATTGCCAAAAACGTAGAAGCCGGTACATTAATTCTGATGCACCCCACGGCTGCCTCTTCAGGAGCTTTAAAAGGAATGATTGATTCCATACGGGCCAAGGGTTTGACGCTTGGAACCGTTAGCGAAACGTTGTCATCGGAGCGGGTGCAGGGTTCAGCGGTTGAGTGA
- a CDS encoding pitrilysin family protein: MKKIQLGNGLRVVMEQIPTCRSVSFGIWVKTGSRNEQPVNNGVSHFIEHMLFKGTDRYDAKAIAEQFDAIGGNVNAFTSKEYTCYYAKVLDEHLPIAVDVLSDMFFRSKMDDGELLKEKNVILEEISMYEDTPDDMVHDLMALAAYGEHPLAYPILGTEERLKAMDSSHLRAYMKEHYTIENTVISIAGNIDDSVIDLMEKHFGAFDVNGVAEQVTLPAFQSGQLFHKKKTEQNHICISFPGCKIGDPLQFAMVVLNNAIGGGMSSRLFQEIREKRGLAYSVYSYHSSHADSGLFTIYAGTAPKQTKEVLDLTKEVLHDLAVNGLSEDELRKGKEQLKGSLILSLESTGSRMNRLGKNELMLGRHHTLDEMIAKIEEVTMDDVDAVLDLMFAEPFALAMVGASDRTIAGLRRDDFVALRSNSKVTGQ; this comes from the coding sequence GTGAAAAAAATTCAGCTGGGCAATGGCCTCAGAGTTGTCATGGAACAGATTCCGACCTGTCGTTCCGTGTCATTTGGAATATGGGTCAAGACAGGTTCTCGCAATGAGCAGCCTGTAAACAACGGCGTGTCCCATTTTATTGAGCACATGCTGTTCAAGGGAACGGATCGTTATGATGCCAAGGCGATTGCGGAGCAATTCGATGCCATTGGTGGTAACGTGAATGCGTTCACTTCGAAAGAATACACTTGTTATTACGCCAAAGTATTGGATGAACATCTGCCAATAGCTGTCGATGTGCTGTCTGATATGTTTTTCCGCTCTAAAATGGATGATGGTGAACTGCTCAAGGAGAAAAATGTCATTCTGGAAGAAATATCGATGTATGAGGATACGCCGGATGACATGGTCCATGATCTTATGGCCTTGGCCGCCTATGGCGAGCATCCGCTCGCTTATCCGATTCTAGGTACTGAGGAGCGTCTCAAGGCGATGGACTCCAGTCATCTGCGTGCATATATGAAGGAGCACTACACGATTGAGAATACCGTTATTAGTATTGCAGGTAACATTGATGACAGTGTGATCGATTTGATGGAAAAGCATTTTGGTGCTTTTGATGTCAACGGTGTAGCTGAACAGGTCACGCTGCCTGCATTCCAGAGCGGACAACTCTTTCACAAAAAGAAAACGGAACAGAATCATATCTGTATCTCGTTCCCAGGATGTAAGATCGGAGATCCGCTTCAGTTCGCGATGGTCGTGCTGAATAATGCGATTGGTGGAGGTATGAGCTCCAGACTGTTCCAGGAAATTCGGGAGAAACGTGGCCTTGCTTATTCCGTTTATTCGTATCATAGTTCCCATGCGGATAGTGGACTTTTCACCATCTATGCAGGTACAGCGCCGAAACAGACGAAGGAAGTTCTGGATCTGACCAAAGAGGTCCTGCACGATCTGGCTGTAAATGGGTTGTCTGAAGATGAGCTGCGTAAAGGAAAAGAACAGCTGAAAGGCAGTCTGATCCTCAGTTTGGAAAGTACGGGAAGCCGGATGAACCGTTTGGGCAAAAACGAGCTGATGCTGGGCAGACATCACACGCTGGACGAAATGATTGCCAAAATTGAAGAAGTGACGATGGACGATGTCGATGCTGTGCTGGACCTGATGTTTGCTGAGCCATTTGCTCTCGCTATGGTCGGTGCTTCGGATCGTACCATCGCTGGATTAAGAAGGGATGATTTTGTTGCATTACGTTCAAATTCAAAAGTTACCGGGCAATGA
- the dpsA gene encoding dipicolinate synthase subunit DpsA yields the protein MLTGVRIIVLGGDARQLEVIQKCAELDATVSVVGFDKLERSIPGIEHQELEDDVLASADVLVLPVVGCDDQGKVSTSFSDTPLFLKKEHVSALPEHCIVFTGMAKPFLRDLCRENGLRLVEVLDRDDIALYNSIPTAEGAIAMAIRETDFTIHGSECIVLGLGRTGFTMAKTLQGLGANVRVGIRQEEDAARAAIMGWKPFMTTDLVAQTGEVDLLFNTIPTMIITAQILSKMPQKAVIIDLASAPGGCDFRYAEKRGIKALLAPGLPGIVAPKTAGGIIADVLIRLLLEEQNAREVEQ from the coding sequence ATGCTGACCGGTGTCCGGATTATAGTCCTGGGCGGAGATGCGCGGCAGCTTGAAGTCATTCAAAAATGCGCAGAGCTGGATGCTACGGTAAGTGTGGTGGGCTTCGACAAGCTGGAGCGTTCCATTCCGGGTATCGAACACCAGGAATTGGAGGACGATGTACTTGCTTCGGCGGATGTGCTGGTGCTTCCTGTGGTCGGGTGTGATGATCAGGGGAAAGTGAGCACTTCGTTCAGTGATACACCGCTTTTTTTGAAAAAGGAACATGTTTCGGCATTGCCGGAGCATTGTATTGTGTTCACGGGTATGGCGAAGCCTTTTTTACGTGATTTGTGCCGGGAAAATGGTCTGCGACTTGTTGAAGTGCTCGATCGTGATGATATCGCGCTCTACAACTCCATTCCGACAGCCGAAGGCGCTATTGCCATGGCGATTCGGGAGACGGACTTCACGATCCACGGCTCGGAATGTATTGTGCTTGGCTTGGGTCGAACAGGTTTCACAATGGCCAAAACGCTTCAGGGACTTGGGGCAAATGTACGGGTGGGAATCAGGCAAGAAGAGGATGCTGCTCGAGCAGCCATAATGGGCTGGAAGCCTTTCATGACAACGGATTTGGTCGCTCAAACCGGGGAAGTTGACTTGCTTTTTAATACGATACCGACTATGATAATCACAGCACAAATCCTGTCCAAAATGCCGCAAAAAGCAGTCATTATCGACCTCGCATCCGCTCCTGGCGGCTGTGATTTCAGGTATGCCGAAAAGCGCGGTATCAAAGCGCTACTTGCGCCTGGCCTCCCCGGCATTGTTGCTCCCAAAACGGCTGGCGGCATTATTGCCGACGTGTTAATCCGTTTGCTTTTGGAAGAACAAAACGCACGGGAGGTTGAACAATGA
- a CDS encoding ClpP family protease, giving the protein MSEYMKSKQTPKSEQPGTEAPEVPAQEEKTMSPVTEAIQQFGQTQSPAAESNIFCMTIIGQVEGHLILPPQNKTTKYEHIIPQLVAAEQNQRIEGILIILNTVGGDVEAGLAIAEMIASLSKPTVTVVIGGGHSIGVPIAVASTYSLIAGSATMTIHPIRMNGLVIGVPQTFEYMEKMQERVVRFVTSHSNISEEMFKELMFKTGELNRDIGTAVGSADAVKYGLMDAVGGIGQAIAQLNQLIGDKRQTLQAGGYTQ; this is encoded by the coding sequence ATGAGTGAATACATGAAAAGCAAGCAAACACCCAAATCGGAACAACCGGGCACCGAGGCACCGGAAGTGCCGGCACAAGAGGAAAAGACCATGTCTCCGGTAACGGAGGCCATTCAGCAATTTGGACAAACGCAGTCACCTGCAGCTGAATCAAACATTTTCTGCATGACCATTATCGGTCAGGTGGAAGGGCATTTAATTTTACCACCGCAAAATAAAACAACAAAGTATGAGCACATCATTCCGCAGCTGGTTGCAGCAGAACAGAACCAGCGAATTGAAGGCATTTTGATCATTTTAAACACGGTAGGAGGAGATGTGGAGGCGGGTTTGGCTATTGCCGAAATGATTGCTTCACTTAGCAAACCTACCGTTACCGTCGTCATTGGAGGAGGACACAGCATTGGGGTTCCAATCGCGGTTGCTTCAACCTATTCCCTGATCGCGGGTAGTGCAACCATGACCATTCATCCGATCCGTATGAACGGACTCGTGATAGGCGTGCCTCAGACGTTTGAATATATGGAGAAGATGCAGGAACGTGTCGTAAGATTTGTTACGTCGCACTCCAATATCTCGGAAGAAATGTTCAAGGAATTGATGTTTAAGACCGGTGAACTCAACCGCGACATTGGAACAGCTGTGGGTAGCGCAGATGCGGTCAAATACGGATTAATGGATGCCGTAGGCGGGATAGGCCAGGCCATCGCCCAGTTGAATCAGCTTATAGGAGACAAAAGACAGACACTGCAGGCAGGGGGTTACACCCAATGA
- the dapA gene encoding 4-hydroxy-tetrahydrodipicolinate synthase gives MDFGRLITAMVTPFNEQGEIHWEETARLIDYLIEDQKSETLVISGTTGESPTLSDKEKVELFEFAVKHAAGRCKIIAGTGSNNTAHSIHLTQDAERAGVDGVLLVVPYYNKPSQEGMFRHFEAIANATKLPVMLYNVPGRTAASLSAATTLRLAQIPNIVATKECVSLEQVTQIAAGAPGHFRVYSGDDASGLPAIAVGAYGIVSVASHVVGAEMKEMIDAYFGGAPVQAAQIHQKLFPVFKGLFECPQPLPNPVAVKYALTLRGLNVGSVRLPLIAATEDEQGFIRGLFNYQ, from the coding sequence TTGGACTTTGGAAGATTGATTACAGCAATGGTCACTCCGTTTAACGAACAAGGGGAGATCCATTGGGAGGAAACTGCACGTCTGATAGACTATTTGATTGAAGATCAAAAGTCAGAGACGCTCGTTATTTCTGGAACAACTGGAGAATCTCCCACGCTTAGCGACAAAGAAAAAGTAGAGCTATTCGAATTCGCAGTAAAACATGCGGCTGGACGGTGCAAAATCATTGCTGGAACGGGTAGCAATAACACCGCTCATTCCATCCATCTGACTCAGGACGCTGAACGTGCTGGTGTAGATGGCGTTTTGCTGGTTGTTCCTTATTACAACAAACCCAGTCAAGAGGGAATGTTTAGACACTTTGAAGCGATTGCGAACGCGACGAAACTGCCAGTTATGTTGTATAACGTTCCTGGACGTACGGCAGCCAGTCTTTCAGCTGCAACAACGCTTCGTTTGGCACAGATTCCTAACATTGTTGCTACGAAGGAATGTGTTTCTTTGGAGCAAGTCACGCAGATTGCTGCTGGTGCACCGGGACATTTCAGGGTGTATTCCGGTGACGATGCTTCTGGTTTGCCAGCGATTGCTGTAGGTGCTTACGGGATCGTTAGTGTTGCCAGCCATGTGGTAGGCGCTGAGATGAAAGAAATGATTGATGCCTACTTCGGTGGTGCACCTGTACAGGCGGCTCAGATCCATCAGAAGCTCTTTCCGGTGTTTAAAGGTCTGTTCGAGTGCCCGCAGCCTTTACCGAACCCTGTAGCGGTGAAATACGCTCTCACATTGCGCGGTCTGAATGTCGGATCTGTACGCCTACCGCTTATAGCTGCAACAGAGGATGAGCAAGGTTTTATTCGTGGCTTGTTTAATTATCAATAA
- the dut gene encoding dUTP diphosphatase gives MLHYVQIQKLPGNEDIKLPQKMSELASGFDVVAALQEEVVLQPGQRTLIPTGLAMAMPAGLEAQVRPRSGLAFKHGITCLNTPGTIDADYRGEVKVLLINLGQEPFTIVRGERIAQIVFQTVPAVELTEVAELSETVRGEGGFGHTGK, from the coding sequence TTGTTGCATTACGTTCAAATTCAAAAGTTACCGGGCAATGAAGATATTAAGTTGCCTCAAAAAATGTCAGAGTTGGCCTCCGGCTTTGATGTAGTTGCGGCATTGCAGGAAGAGGTTGTATTGCAGCCGGGACAGCGTACGTTGATTCCTACGGGACTCGCGATGGCGATGCCCGCTGGATTGGAGGCACAGGTTCGCCCTCGCAGCGGTCTGGCTTTCAAACACGGAATTACTTGTCTGAACACACCAGGTACCATTGATGCCGATTATCGCGGTGAGGTTAAGGTCCTTTTGATTAATCTGGGTCAGGAGCCATTCACGATTGTACGTGGGGAGCGCATTGCCCAAATCGTCTTTCAAACCGTTCCAGCAGTTGAATTAACCGAGGTCGCTGAACTGTCGGAAACTGTACGTGGAGAAGGCGGATTCGGTCACACCGGAAAATAA
- a CDS encoding ribonuclease J: MSKKNNNDKLMIFALGGVGEIGKNMYVIQYANDIVVVDAGLKFPEEDMLGIDIVIPDISYLTENRDKVRGIILTHGHEDHIGGLPYVLKHLNVPVYGTKLTLGLVENKLKEANLLGETKRILIDADSEIQLGSVLKATFFATNHSIPDSVGVCVETPEGAVVHTGDFKFDHTPVNGQYADLQRMAQIGTNGVLALLSDSTNAEKPGFTPSEKNVGIVLEDIFRKASQRVVVATFASNVHRIQQVINAAEVTGRKVAVIGRSMVNVVGIASELGYLEIPDGMIIEPEEVGKMAADRVVILCTGSQGEPMSALTRMARSTHRKVDILPGDTVIIAATPVPGNEKYVGRTIDELFRLGANVHYSGANSGVHVSGHGSQEELKLMLNLMKPKYFLPIHGEFRMQRRHAVLAESVGIDPDNIFITDIGEVVEIQNGAARKAGKVTAGNVLIDGLGVGDVGNIVLRDRKLLSQDGILVVVVTLSKQDGKIVSGPDIISRGFVYVRESEGLLDEANRIVSSTLQKLMSENVNEWASLKTNVKDALGRFLYEQTRRRPMILPIIMEV, from the coding sequence TTGTCTAAGAAAAATAACAACGATAAACTGATGATTTTTGCTTTGGGCGGCGTAGGCGAGATTGGTAAAAATATGTACGTCATCCAATACGCTAACGACATTGTAGTCGTAGATGCTGGTCTTAAATTCCCGGAAGAAGATATGCTTGGAATTGACATTGTCATTCCTGACATTTCTTATCTGACTGAAAACCGTGACAAAGTAAGAGGTATTATTTTGACTCACGGACATGAGGATCATATCGGTGGTCTGCCATATGTTCTGAAACACTTGAATGTTCCCGTTTACGGAACAAAGCTTACTCTCGGACTTGTGGAAAACAAGCTGAAAGAAGCCAATTTGCTGGGTGAAACAAAACGCATCCTGATTGATGCGGATTCCGAGATCCAACTCGGCTCTGTATTGAAAGCAACGTTCTTCGCTACTAACCATAGTATTCCGGACTCCGTCGGCGTATGTGTCGAAACACCGGAAGGCGCTGTTGTTCATACAGGTGACTTCAAATTTGACCACACTCCAGTCAATGGTCAATATGCAGATCTCCAGCGTATGGCACAAATCGGAACGAATGGCGTACTTGCCCTCTTGTCCGATAGTACTAACGCAGAGAAACCTGGATTTACACCTTCGGAGAAAAATGTGGGTATCGTTCTGGAAGATATCTTCCGTAAAGCAAGCCAACGTGTTGTTGTAGCAACGTTTGCTTCCAACGTACACCGGATTCAACAAGTTATCAATGCAGCTGAAGTAACTGGACGTAAAGTCGCAGTTATTGGACGCAGTATGGTAAATGTGGTGGGTATTGCTTCTGAACTGGGTTACCTTGAGATTCCAGACGGCATGATCATTGAGCCGGAAGAAGTAGGCAAAATGGCTGCTGACCGTGTAGTAATTCTCTGCACAGGTAGCCAAGGCGAGCCAATGTCAGCATTGACACGTATGGCTCGTTCCACTCATCGTAAGGTAGATATTCTGCCTGGGGATACAGTAATTATCGCGGCAACACCAGTTCCGGGTAATGAGAAATATGTAGGCCGTACGATTGACGAACTGTTCCGTTTGGGTGCCAATGTGCACTACAGCGGTGCAAACAGTGGCGTTCACGTATCCGGTCACGGTAGCCAGGAAGAGCTCAAGCTGATGCTTAACCTGATGAAACCGAAATACTTCCTGCCGATTCACGGTGAATTCCGTATGCAGCGCCGCCACGCGGTACTGGCTGAGTCTGTAGGTATTGATCCAGACAACATTTTTATTACGGATATCGGTGAAGTGGTAGAAATTCAAAACGGAGCTGCACGCAAGGCAGGTAAAGTTACTGCAGGTAACGTGTTAATCGACGGTTTGGGTGTAGGCGATGTAGGTAACATCGTATTGCGTGACCGTAAGTTGCTGTCACAGGATGGTATTCTGGTTGTCGTGGTAACACTGAGCAAACAGGATGGCAAAATTGTATCCGGTCCGGACATTATCTCTCGTGGATTTGTCTATGTACGCGAATCGGAAGGACTGCTTGATGAAGCCAATCGCATCGTCAGCAGCACATTGCAGAAGTTGATGAGTGAGAACGTTAACGAATGGGCTTCACTCAAAACGAATGTTAAAGATGCTCTCGGACGCTTCTTGTATGAGCAAACTCGTCGTAGACCGATGATTTTGCCAATCATTATGGAAGTTTAA